The window ACTAAATGACCTCAATAATGCCAAACGAATTCGATTTACCTATCCTTTATTCTTTAAGACGCTGCCCTTACGCTATGCGAGGAAGAATGGGCATCGCACTATCACAGCAGAAAGTGTTACTTCGAGAAATTGTTACCAAAGATAAGCCTAGCGAACTATTGGCCAGTTCGCCAAAAGGCACTGTTCCAGTATTGGTATTGCCTGATGGTCAAATCATCGAACAGAGCTTAGATGTCATGAACTGGGCGCTTCAATACAACGATCCTCAAGATCTTCTGCGCTCAAGCAATCCAAGACTTAGCGAGCAAGTCCAACAACTCATTAAAACCAACGATGAAGATTTTATTGGCCACTTAGAAAAGTACAGAGCGTCTGTTCGTTACCGAAACATCGATGTTGAACAACGTAGACAAGCCTGCGAAGCGTTCATCAGTAAGTTAGAGGCTTTACTCACCGACCAAGCCTACTTTTTCGGAGAAACCCCTAGCCTCGCCGATTTTGCTGTAATGCCGTTTGTCAGCCAGTTCGTGAGAGTCGAGAAGAAATGGTTTGTGCAATCTGAATATAAAAACATAGGACGTTGGTTAAGAGCGCACCTCGACAGTAAACTCTACACCCAAGTCATGAAACAATACCCATTGTGGAACGAAACCAAGCAAGATTGTGTTTTTGGGTAGCATTAAGTCACTATGAATTTCTGGAGATATCCCTAGATTACCGAAGATGACTGTAAACAGTTCTAAATAAGCATAGCCAGCTCTCTATTGTTATGAAAATCGTGACACTGAATTACAAGCGATGCTATTGATGGCATATTAGATATCAACGAAAATCGCCTTTCACTCAATCACAACGTTAGTTTGAAATGCGCTATGCCAAAAAACAAAGCCAACACATTCAACACACCTAGCCCCGAGTTTAAAGGGTTCGCGACAGTTTCACTGTTAGTGGCCTTCTCGCTTGCCCTTTCAGGCTGTAGCGCGAAAAACAAAGCAACCAACACAAGCCCATGTGCTGCGCAGCAGAATCAAGCCTACATTCCAACAAACGTTATTTACTCATCAAATTCCGACGGACTTTATGATGGACAAAGAAAACGTCGACCTATTGATTGAATAAGGTAACAAACAACTTGTTGCCGATCCGGAATTCCGAAACTTCTTATCATTTGAACGCAACAAATAATGCTAATCTAGTTGCTTATTAAAGCGCGATTTGGCAACTAAAGTTACGTCATAACTTCACCTTTACAAGGATCACTATGGAATTTGAAAACAACATCTTACATCTCGGGTCATTTTTTGCTGTGACCATGGGGATCGTGGTTCTATTTATCGGTCGAAGGCTTAATCAAGTCATTGGTTTTTTGAAAGAGTTCAGTATTCCTGAACCTGTCTCTGGCGGGATTTTGGCATCGCTCCTGTTCGCAGTTTTATACGCGACGACCTCAATCGAAGTGCAGTTTGATCTGTTTGCCCGCGATGTATTATTGGTATACTTCTTTACCACGATTGGTATTAACTCAAGCTTGAAAGACCTGTTCAAAGGCGGAAAGCCTTTGGTGATTTTGCTTGCAATCACTATCTTCTTCATGATTATGCAGAACATCGTCGGTATTTCTGTCGCATCAATGTTTGGCCTAGAGCCTGTCTTTGGCCTACTCAGCGGAAGTATTTCACTGATTGGCGGACATGGTACCGCGATTGCTTGGGCACCCAAGGTTGCAGAAGAGTTCGGCCTAGAAAGCGCAATGGAAATTGGGATCGCCAGTGCAACATTCGGGCTTATTTTAGCCAGCCTTATGGGTGGTCCTATTGCGAAGTTTCTCATCAAGCGTCACAACCTCAAACCTGCCGACGGGCAATCAGGTTCAATCGATTCAAATGCCAAAAAGCAACAACAAGCCCTCACATCATTTCAATTTTTAGACGCCGTGTTAGCGATTCATATTTGTGTCATTGTCGGCGCGTTGCTTAATGAATTGATCAGTCAAACCGGGTTACAGCTTCCACTGTTCGTATCGTGTTTGTTTGCGGGTATCGTGATCACCAACGTAATGCCAGACTCCTACCCAAGAATATCAGGCACTAAATGGCCAACACGGTCGCCTGCTATCGACTTAATTGCTGAAATATCCTTGGGTACATTTTTGGCGATGTCACTAATGAGCATGCAACTTTGGACGCTCATTGATTTGGCTGGCCCTATCTTCGCGATATTGGCAATGCAGCTGCTACTGGCGGTGATAATCAATATCTTCATCGTGTTCCCATCAATGGGTAAGACCTATGATGCGGCTGTTGTATGTGCGGGGTTTGGAGGAATTTCATTAGGTTCAACACCGACAGCCATGGCAAATATGTCGGCAGTAAGTCAGAAGTATGGGCATTCAGCACAAGCCTTCATCATCGTGCCATTGGTATGTGCGTTCTTCATTGATTTAGCTAACGCCCTGATTATTCCTTACTTCATGAGAATGATGTAGCTGACCGTTGTTAGGACGGTGTACCCCAATTTATTTAGGCGGTGTACCCCAATAAAAAGAGCCGCTCAATACAGAGCGACTCTTTTGCAAATGACTAAACTTGCACTAAATGACAACCCAAAGCTTATTGAATCGCTATCGAAATCTCGACTTCAGTTTCGCCTTTGTAGAATTCAAAGTCTGTCGTGTAAGTTCGAACATGTGGGCAATCCGCTGCGTTGAAGTACGCCCACACTTCTCCCCATAAATCGATGACCGCTTGAAGGAGTTCACCTTCAGCAGAAAACGTTAGGTACTTACCTGCTTCAATTTCGGTTTCTACCAGATTATCTAGATTTTTATCGGTAAGTGCATTGGTACATGCAATAACATCAAACTCACCAGTAAAATCCGATTGGTAATTGGTGTAGACGCCATACACTTTTGAGTCTGGAGTCAGCTTAGGAAAAGCTTGATCGAAAAAACCTTGCCATAATTGGCCTATCTTCGCTTTTGCTGGATCAATCTCATCGGTATTAGTGGTTCTTACTGAAAACCCATACGCCTTTACGGCTTCAATCGTTTCTACTTTCATTCGTTTTATTCCTAAGCCAATCGACGCTTTAACTCTACTAAATTTATAACTAATCTTAACTAATCTTGTATCTCTTTATGGCCACACTTTTCACAGACAAGATGACGAGAAAACTCATCCATTGACGCGATAAACGGGCCAAGGAACCAACCTTTTATCATGCCAGCCCAAAACTCGCTTCGCTTTTGGTTAGGTTTGTCTGCAAACGCACTCGTCTTTCTGACCAACACAACAACATGTTGTGTGTCTTCTCTGCACGCGGTGCAATAGCATTGTTCTATGGTGTTATTCATTTGAAAGCCTATGACGTTTTGAATGAAATCTGCTGAAAATGGGGATTGTCGACACAGACTTCTAGTGTGGAAAGATCAGTGAGTACGACAAGTTGTTCTACACCTTGAATACTGACCTTAATACACTCTTCACGGCTATCATTGCGTTGAGTATCTAATCCGACACACTCAATCTGCTCACCGGACTTCAGAGTTAATTTGATTGGGTATCGGTGCATACACACAATCTCAATATAATCGTAATCGTTGCAACTAATCATAATACCCTCTCCAATTCATCCACCACGCTAATGCGACACGCCATACTATGCAATATGCATATAATCAATCATTTACCCAAATCACATTGATGTTCGTCCGCAACTAAACTTGTTTCTAAATTTACTTCTAAACCTAATTCTAATACCAATCACAGTAAGTAAGTGATCAGAAATAGCGCAGGAAAAAGGCTTGAGAACAAGGCGTAATTTTTTGATAAGTAGTTATTCTACAATAAAAAATTATAACGCAGTTATCGAGCGTTTTAACCAGCTAGGATGACCAGTTATTTACTACGATTGGTATAAACTTAGCTTAATCCCGCTTTACCCATTCACGTTTCTTCTACTCACGCCTGCTTATTCTTTCATTGTTAGATAATAATTGAGAACAATACAATGAAAACCATGAACCATTTACACGTGTTAGCTTTCTTAGGTTTAGTAGCTTCAATGATGACGTTTAATGCGAGTGCGGCCACTGAAGTCGATGCGAGCCAATTCGCCAATGGCAAAGCCAAATACAAGCAGCTTTGTCTGGTGTGCCATGGGGACAAAGGACACGGCGATGGCCCCACTGCCGCTTCGTTACCACACAAACCTGCCAACATCGCTAATAAACTAGGCGGCTTTTTTACCAGCCCAAGCTCTTTGGCGGATGACATTTTAGAGGGCGATGTGGAACAAGGCATGCCTGCATGGCAAGGTGTTATCACAAAGCAAGACGCGTTAGATATCTTGTCGTATGTAGATTCAATTCAGTAAGTTTTCGCTTGTGTGAGCATTCTTGTATAAACACCATGTGGGGCTACATTGTCACGCGTGGCTATATCGGGGGCAGCGATTACTTGAGCGCTTTCCAATAATGATAAAGCCCATCAATATCTGAAGAGCACATTAAGGTCATGGCGCCCTTGATCTGTTCTTCGCTCCACTCCCACCATTTCATTTCTAACAACTGAGCAATTTCAGTTTCATTGAAACGATAGCGGATGTGACGCGCAGGGTTTGAACCAACAATCGAGTATGGTGCAACGTCTTTAGTCACAACCGCTCGACTTGCGATAATCGCCCCGTCACCCACTTTCACACCACTCATGATCATGGCCTCGGTGCCAATCCACACATCGTTACCGATCACAGTATCGCCAGAGCGTTCAAAACCGTCGATCGCACCTTCAAACTTCTCGTCGTCTTGGTAGAAAAACGGGAAAGTGCTCACCCACTGATTTTGATGTCCTTGATTGCCCGCCATCATGAAGACTGCACCTGAACCAATCGAGCAGTAGCTACCGATGATCAGCTTATCGATGTCGGTTCTATCCGGTAATAAATAACGCGCACAGTCATCAAAACTATGGTTATGGTAGTAACCCGAATAATAGCTGTGCTCGCCCACGATGATGTTTGGGTTGGTCACTTGTTCTTTGAGTGACTTACCAATAAACGGACTTTCAAAATAGTTTTTCATATTTGTACTCTTAGTTTCGTTCTTTTAGTTAGGTACTTTTGTTGCGTGTTTAAGGTTTTAACAGCTCTATCATAGTAAAGGCTAACGTATCCTATCGACCGCCCGCAATATCAATAAACGAGCCGGTTACATACGAAGCTTCGTCTGATAATAACCATGCGATAGAGTTAGCGACTTCTTCTGGCGTGCCACCTCGTTGTAGCGGCAGTTGCGACGCTAATCTATCGACTCTATCTGGCTCGCCGCCATCGGCATGCATCTCAGTGTAGATACAACCTGGCCTTACACCATTCACTCGGATATTACGTGAAGCAAGCTCAAGTGATAGTCCTTTGGTCAATGAATCCATCGCGCCTTTAGACGCTGCGTAATCCACATACTCAAACGGTGCGCCTGTGCGTGAAGCGGCAGACGATACATTCACAATCGAACCCGCGCCATCAGCTTGTTTGATAAAAGCTTTGCTACACAGAAAGCAGCTTGATACGTTGGATTTCATTACCTTTTCAAAGCGATCCAATTCGATGTCAACTAATGGTGACTGGGTAAACAAGATCCCGGCATTATTGACCAAGTGAGTCACTGGACCCAGCTTGTTACGAGCAATCTCAAATAAGGATTTCACGTCCGATTCAACAGACACATCCGCACGCACGCTTATCGCGGTTCCGCCTTGTTCACGAATCTCGTTCACTAGATCTTCAGCTCGCGACTCATTGTGTATGAAGTTAACACATACGGCATAGCCTTTACTGGCCAACAATTTAGACGTCGCTGCGCCAATACCTCGGCTTCCGCCTGTTACAATCACTACCTTGTTCAATGAAACCCCCTAGTACTTACTTATTCGATGCAACCTGATTATTCAAGACGACCTATTTGTTCGATACAAACTGATCGTATCGACACAAACTAATTGTTCGATACAACCTGAATCCACTGTGATCGCCACGCCGGCGCTTCGAATGGGTCTGGCCAAAACTCAGTTTGCTTTTGAATTAGACCATCAACAACCGTGTGAAAGGTGATCACTCGGTCTTTCAATACACTGTCTGTAACCGAAACGTCCGTTACTACCGTATCACCTTCACAGACAATTGAATTGAGCGTGAACTCCCAAACACCATTAGCTGGATATTCAGAGTTAATTGCTGTGAAGTTGTCGCGCCCTACCGTCAATTCAGAGGACTGCGGCCAATAGCCTTCAAAATCTTCCGATAGCCATTCGCTCGCCTTGGCAAAATCATTACTGCGCATTGCATCCCAAAAACCTAATACCACGTCTTTTGGTGTCATCTCTATTCCCTAACGTCTGTTAAAATCCAATAAGTGCCGATACTCTCAATCATACTGCAGTAGAAACCAAACAAGCTTTACTCACATAACCGCTTTATCAATTGCAATATATCAGTATAATCCCCCGCTCTATAACGCTATCCAGCATTGGAATAGCGTCATCCAAAATTTTAATGAGTACCCAATGTCGAAACTATTTTTCAAAGGCCGTATTGAAACAAGACAAAATCACGTTCTTGCAGGCTACAACGTAAACCGCGATGTTAAAGTGGGTACTGAAGAGTCACCAGTCAACGTAACGGTTCAAACTGACGCTCGCAAAACTGAAGTTGAAGCAATTGCTGCTGAACATTCAATCTTCGTGACTGTATCTGTTGATGCAACTAAAGAAGAAAACACGCTTGAGTTCGACACGTTGCTAAACAAGCCAAAAACAATGACGTTCGAAAAAACACCTAACCGTAACGATCCATGTTCTTGCGGTAGCGGTAAGAAATACAAGAAGTGTTGTGCATAAGGCTTCTCACTCAAACTGCCAATAGTACGATGAGTTAAGTAATACCTAACGGGAAGATCATTGAGGTCTTCCCGTTTTTATTTGTCCAAACTAAACTCAGTCTAGGTTGTCTGGCGTACGTAAATTGGTTTCACATTGAGTACATTTGTAATCACCTGTTGCGCCCGAGCCTGTTACTCCCAAAGCGAGAAGACCCGATAAAATTCGTTTGAGTAAGCTCGGTTCTTTATCCTCAGCTTGTGCCGCTTTTTTCACTTGGCTACTGAACATCGTGTACTTGTGCAGTGTTAGTTCCTTACAGTTGCAGCAAAACGCTTTTGTTGTCTCACTTCCATACATAATATCTATAACCTCACACCAAAGCACAAAATCAACACATGGCGAATATGCTATATGTTGAGTTAAATCTAAATATATTCATTGAGTTACGCACGATTTAAGCTTTAAAGATAAAGCTTATCTACCTGTTAGCCATAGGGTGTTCAGGGTTTAACTGAAGCAGATCCCACAAGTTTCCGTAAAGATCTTCAAACACAGCAACGGTACCGTAGGCTTGCTCTTTAGGCTCTCGGATGAAGTTTATGCCTAAAGACGTCATACGCTCGTAATCACGCCAGAAATCATCGGTGTTTAAGAATAGGAATACGCGTCCACCAGCTTGGTTACCGATGAAATCAAGTTGCTCTGGCTTGGAAGCTCTAGCAAGTAACAGGCTCACACCAGTTGAATTTGGTGGAGCAACAACAACCCAGCGTTTATCTTCTTCTGGTAGATACGTGTCTTCGATGAGATCAAACTTAAGCTTGTTTACATAGAAATCAAGCGCTTCATCGTAGTCTTTTACCACGAGTGCAATGTGGACAATATTCTGTTTCATAACATACCTTGTTGGGGTTTTAGTTGCGTGGAAACTTATTTCATGTCAATTCGCAATTCGACCGCGCAGGATAAATTGCGGGCCTGCTGCGCCACCTAGATACTGTTCATTGGTATCTTCGAAGCCGCCTTTCTGATAACAGTTGAATGCTATGGGATTTTTGCAATTCACAGTTAAGTAAATCGACTCATACGCTGAGTAATTCACTTTTAAATATGGAAACAAAGCTTTGACCGTGCCAGTTCCTAAACCTTTACCTTGCTGGTCTTTATCAAGCACAAAAGCTCTTAACCCAATGCTTCCTTCAGGGCAAAATTCATAGTGCTCCGCGTAAGCGATATCCAGCTTAAAGAAACCAACAACTTCGTTATCAAACTTAATCACATGCAAGTGCGTAGTTTCACTGCCGTCTAATAAAAACTCTGCTGCTGTGCCAGCGAACTTGACCTGTTCATCGGCTAATTGGATGGCCTTAACCAACGCAACATGAGAATCTTCAAGCCTTTCGATAGTTATCATTATTCTTCCCTCTATATAACACGCACAAAAACCGACTAGAGCTCATCGCTAGTATCTCGAGAACCGTAGTTTGGGAAGTTGATATTAAGAACGTCATCGTCCTCAAGCGTGAATAGAACACTTCCATTCTCTACACCGGTTTCGTTCCTATCCGAACAGCCTAGAAACAGCTCCCAATCAAACGAATATTGAAGTCGGTATTGATTCTCATTGATGTGTAGAACGTCTTTGATTTTAATGCCGTTCACCACATGTGCCATATCATCGATGTATGACAAGTCTGGGATTAACTTTTCTTCAAAATCACTCCTATGCTCGATTAAGAAATTGAGCAGCTCAGAACATAACTCGGAGCCATGAACCGATGGTTTAGACAGACTAGAAAACAACATTTCTAAATACTCCAAGGATTGTTTTTATATTGGGCAGAAGCGTAATCCAAGGGCTCGATATCGAGTTTAAATGTCGTTGACACCCTATCCCAGAATTAGCAGCTTATCTCGCAATAAATAAATGACCAATAATATTTATGTGTTAACGAATATCTTGGCAGAACCTAAAGAGATAACCGTCTGGGGTTTGGACGATGAACTGCTTCTGAATCGCGATGGACTCTCCACATTGATAAGATTTTGACTCTAAAGCTAAGTAAATAGAATCAGCGGCGCTTTCGTTAACTCTCTGATATAGAGGTTCGATGTCGATAACACCCCATTGGAAGTTAATACCACGCCCTAACGGAAACTCTAGGTCACCTGAAAGCCATTTTCGACTTTTTCCCGCAATCCCTTCAAGCATCACATCAACACCATCAAGCGTTAGATAAGCAAACTCTTCATCTTGGCGCTCGTATTTCACTTCAAACCCTAACACGTCGACAAAGAAGGATTTGCTCACATTAATATCGAAACAATAAAGCTCAGGAACTACTCGTAATGTCATCATTGATCCTTTAGTCATTCAATTAGAGATATGAGGAGAATCTGTTTTACTAAGCCAGCTTCCCAAGGACGACCGGATCGCTCAACAGATTCGTCAGAGGAAGAAACAATGGCTCAGGTAACTCATCTAGCTTAAACCATTTCCATTGCTTACATTTGTCAGGCTCAGTCACCTGTGGATCTCCGCTCACGTCAGAAGCAACAACAAACAGCGTTATATAGTGCTTGTTCTCTTTCTCAAAAATATCATTGGTAAAAGTCAGCTTCTCAAATGCACTAACAACTAAGCCAGTCTCTTCGAATGTTTCGCGCTTAGCACACTCTTCAATGCTCTCACCCCATTCAAGGTGCCCGCCCGGCGTTGCCCAAGTATGAGCCCCGTGAGAACCAACTCGCTCTCCAAGTAACACTCGGCCTTCGCGGAGAATAACCGCAGCGACACCTACTCTTACTTCCTGACTCACTTAAAACTCCTTAATTCTTACCAAGTGACAAACGTACAGCTAAGTGACTAACAATGCTGAGATTGCGTTCAAACTTACCACTCCCGCTAGACCGAATTAAATACTAAATGTTGAGAATCACCTCGTGAAACTCTATCGATCAATCCCAAGGGAGTACGTTTACTTGCTGCCATCGGGTCTTATAGCCGGCGTCGTTATTTTCATAGTTCCCTTTTGATTTATTTACGAATCGGACATTGCCCAACGGAAATAAGGCCTCTGACCATCCATTCGCTCAACCTCTGCACCCAACCTTTTATAGAAATCATGCGCTTTCTTATTGTGCGGACTTGCCGTCCATGAGATGTGCGAAGCAGATGAGGACTCCGCTTGTGACTTTAGAGCCGACATCAGTTCACGGCCATACCCTTTTGATCTTTGCTGTCCTTTAACTAATAGGTCGTCAAGCCAAATTGATGGCTCTCCACAGAAAGATGAATATCGATAGTGATACAGCGCGAAGCCAAGAGGCTGATCATTCAATTCCAAGATTAAAGCATGGGCAAATGGATAATCACCAAATAGTGTACGTTCGATTTTCTCTACAGTTGTTGAGATTTCACCGCTAAAACCTCTCATACTTCGGTCAAAGTCAGCTTTTTGTTCAATAAACTCTAACAAGACACTTGAGTCTTCTTTCGTCGCAGTCCTTACGATCACTCTCTTCTCCATGTTTGATAAGCCTCTTGCTGTATAAAGGTGTGAAGCGCGCTTGTCGTTCAATGCGATCTAACTAAAAGATGACGCTACCGATTAACTTAAGCTCAGACGTCGGAAAAGACTAAACTCAACTAAAAGTAACGAGGGTTGGTAATTAGAAATAAGCACTCAACTATATGTAATTTTCAATATATTCACTAATTGACTCAGTAGCCTCAAACGAATAACTAATTGGAAGTGTAAGATTCATCTTCTCGACTTCTACAGCCATCGAACCATTTTCTGACTCAAACTCTTCCCAACTGCTCTTACTCACTTTTATTACAGCTTTTGCAGCCAGTAATAGTTGTGCACACTCTGTACGTTCATGTGTTAATTGCGCTAACTGGCCATTATTTACACCTCATTCTTGTGAGATGAATAGTTAGATATCAACCTTTTCTGTGAGCCTTGCTTTCAATTTTATGCCCAACTTAATGTGGGCTTTGGGTTGAACCATTGGATCTAAGCCAAACTGCTTTCTTGTATTATTCAATAACAAAGGCGGCAACTTTTCTTCACAGTACATGGCGTATTTTTCAAAGTACAGTCTCGAGTATGCGCCATCAGCGATATCAAAAGGTTCATCAAGTTGAAGTCGCTTATGTTTAACCCAACCTTCGAGTGAATACCAACATGATAGATATAGCGGTCCCCAAAGATTCAGAAAATGCTTTTTTGATACCAAATCATGAGTAGCAAAGTACCCCATTCTCTGCAACGCAACACTTACAGCTTGAGCGGCTTGTAATTCTTCTTTGCTCCATGTCGATACATAATCCACACTAACGTCACTAGTTACCTGACTATAAGGCTCTCTTTTGTGAGCGTCTGTCACCAACCTAA is drawn from Vibrio sp. SNU_ST1 and contains these coding sequences:
- a CDS encoding glutathione S-transferase; translated protein: MGIALSQQKVLLREIVTKDKPSELLASSPKGTVPVLVLPDGQIIEQSLDVMNWALQYNDPQDLLRSSNPRLSEQVQQLIKTNDEDFIGHLEKYRASVRYRNIDVEQRRQACEAFISKLEALLTDQAYFFGETPSLADFAVMPFVSQFVRVEKKWFVQSEYKNIGRWLRAHLDSKLYTQVMKQYPLWNETKQDCVFG
- the gltS gene encoding sodium/glutamate symporter, yielding MEFENNILHLGSFFAVTMGIVVLFIGRRLNQVIGFLKEFSIPEPVSGGILASLLFAVLYATTSIEVQFDLFARDVLLVYFFTTIGINSSLKDLFKGGKPLVILLAITIFFMIMQNIVGISVASMFGLEPVFGLLSGSISLIGGHGTAIAWAPKVAEEFGLESAMEIGIASATFGLILASLMGGPIAKFLIKRHNLKPADGQSGSIDSNAKKQQQALTSFQFLDAVLAIHICVIVGALLNELISQTGLQLPLFVSCLFAGIVITNVMPDSYPRISGTKWPTRSPAIDLIAEISLGTFLAMSLMSMQLWTLIDLAGPIFAILAMQLLLAVIINIFIVFPSMGKTYDAAVVCAGFGGISLGSTPTAMANMSAVSQKYGHSAQAFIIVPLVCAFFIDLANALIIPYFMRMM
- a CDS encoding GyrI-like domain-containing protein — translated: MKVETIEAVKAYGFSVRTTNTDEIDPAKAKIGQLWQGFFDQAFPKLTPDSKVYGVYTNYQSDFTGEFDVIACTNALTDKNLDNLVETEIEAGKYLTFSAEGELLQAVIDLWGEVWAYFNAADCPHVRTYTTDFEFYKGETEVEISIAIQ
- a CDS encoding Rho-binding antiterminator — encoded protein: MISCNDYDYIEIVCMHRYPIKLTLKSGEQIECVGLDTQRNDSREECIKVSIQGVEQLVVLTDLSTLEVCVDNPHFQQISFKTS
- a CDS encoding cytochrome c yields the protein MKTMNHLHVLAFLGLVASMMTFNASAATEVDASQFANGKAKYKQLCLVCHGDKGHGDGPTAASLPHKPANIANKLGGFFTSPSSLADDILEGDVEQGMPAWQGVITKQDALDILSYVDSIQ
- the catB gene encoding type B chloramphenicol O-acetyltransferase, coding for MKNYFESPFIGKSLKEQVTNPNIIVGEHSYYSGYYHNHSFDDCARYLLPDRTDIDKLIIGSYCSIGSGAVFMMAGNQGHQNQWVSTFPFFYQDDEKFEGAIDGFERSGDTVIGNDVWIGTEAMIMSGVKVGDGAIIASRAVVTKDVAPYSIVGSNPARHIRYRFNETEIAQLLEMKWWEWSEEQIKGAMTLMCSSDIDGLYHYWKALK
- a CDS encoding glucose 1-dehydrogenase, which encodes MNKVVIVTGGSRGIGAATSKLLASKGYAVCVNFIHNESRAEDLVNEIREQGGTAISVRADVSVESDVKSLFEIARNKLGPVTHLVNNAGILFTQSPLVDIELDRFEKVMKSNVSSCFLCSKAFIKQADGAGSIVNVSSAASRTGAPFEYVDYAASKGAMDSLTKGLSLELASRNIRVNGVRPGCIYTEMHADGGEPDRVDRLASQLPLQRGGTPEEVANSIAWLLSDEASYVTGSFIDIAGGR
- a CDS encoding nuclear transport factor 2 family protein, which codes for MTPKDVVLGFWDAMRSNDFAKASEWLSEDFEGYWPQSSELTVGRDNFTAINSEYPANGVWEFTLNSIVCEGDTVVTDVSVTDSVLKDRVITFHTVVDGLIQKQTEFWPDPFEAPAWRSQWIQVVSNN
- a CDS encoding PBPRA1643 family SWIM/SEC-C metal-binding motif protein, yielding MSKLFFKGRIETRQNHVLAGYNVNRDVKVGTEESPVNVTVQTDARKTEVEAIAAEHSIFVTVSVDATKEENTLEFDTLLNKPKTMTFEKTPNRNDPCSCGSGKKYKKCCA
- a CDS encoding VOC family protein; its protein translation is MKQNIVHIALVVKDYDEALDFYVNKLKFDLIEDTYLPEEDKRWVVVAPPNSTGVSLLLARASKPEQLDFIGNQAGGRVFLFLNTDDFWRDYERMTSLGINFIREPKEQAYGTVAVFEDLYGNLWDLLQLNPEHPMANR
- a CDS encoding GNAT family N-acetyltransferase, translated to MITIERLEDSHVALVKAIQLADEQVKFAGTAAEFLLDGSETTHLHVIKFDNEVVGFFKLDIAYAEHYEFCPEGSIGLRAFVLDKDQQGKGLGTGTVKALFPYLKVNYSAYESIYLTVNCKNPIAFNCYQKGGFEDTNEQYLGGAAGPQFILRGRIAN
- a CDS encoding VOC family protein → MTLRVVPELYCFDINVSKSFFVDVLGFEVKYERQDEEFAYLTLDGVDVMLEGIAGKSRKWLSGDLEFPLGRGINFQWGVIDIEPLYQRVNESAADSIYLALESKSYQCGESIAIQKQFIVQTPDGYLFRFCQDIR
- a CDS encoding NUDIX hydrolase, which codes for MSQEVRVGVAAVILREGRVLLGERVGSHGAHTWATPGGHLEWGESIEECAKRETFEETGLVVSAFEKLTFTNDIFEKENKHYITLFVVASDVSGDPQVTEPDKCKQWKWFKLDELPEPLFLPLTNLLSDPVVLGKLA
- a CDS encoding GNAT family N-acetyltransferase, coding for MEKRVIVRTATKEDSSVLLEFIEQKADFDRSMRGFSGEISTTVEKIERTLFGDYPFAHALILELNDQPLGFALYHYRYSSFCGEPSIWLDDLLVKGQQRSKGYGRELMSALKSQAESSSASHISWTASPHNKKAHDFYKRLGAEVERMDGQRPYFRWAMSDS